Proteins from one Aureimonas sp. SA4125 genomic window:
- a CDS encoding class I SAM-dependent methyltransferase, which produces MSGFESDWLSLREPADRAARASELLEAAAAHVASGQGAVVDLGCGTGSTFRALDPQLRPETPWVFVDDDEALLARAHMLLPPAGRDRVRLHTADLAGFDDEIFQTAALVTASAVFDLVSSSFIEDLAERMARRGLALYAALTVDGRIVWDSPHPLDDEIVKAFSLDQQRDKGFGPGLGGGAAVLLEAAFVARGYRVQSATSDWTLGVGDLALQDAFHEGLAAPARAAMHDEVTGWLRHRRETARAGCGVRVGHRDMLALPPARHP; this is translated from the coding sequence ATGAGCGGGTTCGAATCCGACTGGCTGTCCCTCCGCGAGCCCGCCGATCGCGCGGCGCGCGCAAGCGAACTTCTCGAGGCTGCCGCTGCCCATGTTGCGTCCGGGCAAGGGGCGGTCGTCGATCTCGGCTGCGGCACCGGCTCGACCTTCCGGGCCCTCGACCCGCAGCTGCGCCCGGAAACGCCCTGGGTCTTCGTCGACGACGACGAGGCCCTGCTGGCCCGCGCCCACATGCTGCTGCCACCGGCGGGGCGCGACCGGGTGCGGCTGCATACAGCCGATCTCGCCGGTTTCGACGACGAGATCTTCCAGACGGCCGCGCTGGTCACCGCGTCGGCCGTGTTCGATCTCGTCTCCTCGAGCTTCATCGAGGATCTCGCCGAGCGAATGGCACGGCGCGGTCTTGCACTCTACGCCGCGCTGACCGTCGACGGTCGGATCGTCTGGGACAGTCCGCATCCGCTCGACGACGAGATCGTGAAGGCGTTCTCCCTGGATCAGCAACGCGACAAGGGATTTGGTCCGGGCCTCGGCGGCGGGGCTGCCGTGCTTCTCGAAGCCGCCTTTGTCGCCAGGGGCTACAGGGTGCAGTCGGCGACGAGCGACTGGACTCTCGGCGTCGGCGACCTCGCATTGCAGGACGCGTTCCATGAGGGGCTTGCCGCGCCGGCCCGGGCGGCGATGCACGACGAGGTTACCGGCTGGCTCCGCCACCGGAGGGAAACCGCCCGTGCCGGTTGCGGCGTCCGCGTCGGCCATCGCGACATGCTGGCTCTGCCGCCGGCCCGGCATCCGTGA
- a CDS encoding cytochrome b yields MTLTAVRRRPIDLGASEGDTYAPSRFERSVALDSNSSPVDMPVYDDNGIAQGLPQAARYSALARVLHWIVAALVIVVWPAGMVIEFLAEDNKTIGYLLHESFGFLILWIMLARLAVRLLRGAPEREPMPLWQARIAGTVHVALYAALIAMPVAGFLATNAFGFPLRLFGVLPIPSPIGKDEALAPVFMTVHTVLGWTILVLFLLHMAGVIHHHVLRRDATLYRMI; encoded by the coding sequence ATGACCCTGACCGCCGTGCGGCGGCGCCCAATTGACCTTGGTGCATCCGAAGGCGACACTTATGCCCCGAGCAGGTTCGAGCGCAGTGTCGCCCTCGACAGCAACTCAAGTCCCGTGGACATGCCCGTGTATGACGATAACGGCATCGCACAAGGCCTCCCGCAGGCAGCCCGATATTCGGCGCTCGCGCGGGTGCTGCACTGGATCGTCGCGGCGCTGGTGATTGTCGTGTGGCCCGCGGGGATGGTCATCGAATTCCTCGCCGAGGACAACAAGACGATCGGCTATCTCCTGCACGAGTCTTTCGGTTTTCTGATCCTGTGGATCATGCTGGCGCGGCTCGCGGTCAGGCTGTTGCGCGGGGCGCCGGAGCGTGAACCGATGCCGCTCTGGCAGGCGCGGATCGCGGGCACCGTCCACGTCGCGCTCTATGCCGCGTTGATCGCGATGCCTGTGGCCGGATTTCTCGCCACCAACGCCTTCGGCTTTCCCTTGCGCCTTTTCGGCGTCCTGCCGATCCCGAGCCCGATCGGCAAGGACGAGGCCTTGGCGCCCGTCTTCATGACCGTGCACACGGTACTGGGCTGGACGATCCTCGTGCTCTTTCTGCTGCACATGGCCGGCGTCATCCATCACCACGTTCTGCGCCGCGACGCCACGCTCTACCGGATGATCTAG
- a CDS encoding glycosyltransferase family 4 protein gives MNRRLVFAIPGDLRTMTGGYAYDRRMIAELGALGWSVTHLELPGSFPDPGPSDIEETARLLAEIGDGAAVLVDGLAFSAAPEVFAAQADRLAFVALIHHPLALETGLTRQRQDALRAAETRALELARAVVVTSAMTGRELTDSFGVEPGRITVAVPGTDRQARAPAQGAPPTILSVGTLVPRKGHDVLITALSRVADLDWRCRIVGDATRDLDHASALAQLIGGFGLGDRITLAGGVDDTGAAFARADLFALATHYEGYGMVFAEALAHGLPIVGTRAGAVAEVVPADAGILVEPNDVPAFGGALRTLLADPALRRRYADGAFDAGQRLATWENSARHIDDTLRRLAA, from the coding sequence TTGAACCGACGCCTCGTCTTCGCGATCCCCGGCGATCTCAGGACGATGACCGGCGGCTATGCCTATGACCGGCGGATGATCGCCGAACTCGGCGCGCTCGGCTGGTCCGTCACGCACCTGGAACTGCCGGGCAGCTTCCCCGATCCCGGTCCCTCGGACATCGAGGAAACCGCGCGGCTTCTGGCGGAAATCGGCGACGGGGCCGCAGTGCTCGTCGATGGTCTCGCCTTCTCGGCCGCGCCGGAGGTTTTCGCGGCGCAAGCGGACCGGCTCGCCTTCGTCGCCCTCATCCACCATCCGCTTGCGCTGGAGACCGGACTGACCCGCCAGCGCCAAGACGCGCTTCGTGCCGCCGAGACCCGCGCGCTCGAACTCGCCCGTGCCGTCGTCGTGACCAGCGCGATGACCGGCCGGGAGCTGACGGATTCGTTCGGCGTCGAGCCGGGCCGCATCACCGTCGCGGTACCGGGCACCGACCGCCAGGCGCGCGCACCGGCGCAAGGCGCTCCGCCGACGATCCTCTCGGTCGGAACACTGGTGCCCCGCAAGGGCCACGACGTGCTGATTACGGCGCTGTCCCGCGTCGCCGATCTCGACTGGCGTTGCCGCATCGTCGGGGATGCCACCCGTGATCTGGATCACGCTTCCGCCCTCGCCCAACTGATCGGCGGGTTCGGCCTCGGCGATCGGATCACGCTTGCGGGAGGCGTGGACGATACGGGCGCCGCGTTCGCCCGCGCCGACCTCTTCGCGCTCGCCACCCATTACGAGGGCTACGGCATGGTGTTCGCAGAGGCGCTGGCCCATGGATTGCCGATCGTCGGCACGCGCGCGGGCGCAGTGGCGGAAGTGGTGCCGGCAGATGCCGGCATTCTGGTCGAGCCGAACGACGTGCCGGCTTTTGGCGGCGCGCTGAGAACGCTCCTCGCCGATCCAGCGCTTCGCCGGCGGTATGCCGATGGCGCCTTCGATGCGGGACAGCGTCTTGCGACCTGGGAAAACTCGGCGCGGCACATCGACGACACGCTTCGACGGCTTGCCGCATGA
- a CDS encoding 6-carboxytetrahydropterin synthase, which translates to MFAVEVTDHIMIAHSLPRPVFGPAQGMHGATFTVDAAFFTPDLDEDGLGVDIGAAMEILADVLKPLNYGNLDEMPTFKGKVTTTEFLAKHIFDAIAALIAAGRMGEAGGRVERLRIRLHESHVARAWYEAAL; encoded by the coding sequence ATGTTCGCCGTCGAAGTGACCGACCACATCATGATCGCCCATTCCCTCCCGCGTCCGGTCTTCGGTCCGGCGCAGGGAATGCACGGCGCCACCTTCACCGTGGATGCGGCCTTCTTCACCCCCGATCTCGATGAGGACGGGCTCGGCGTCGATATCGGCGCGGCGATGGAAATCCTGGCCGATGTCCTGAAGCCGCTGAACTACGGCAATCTCGACGAGATGCCGACGTTCAAGGGAAAGGTGACGACGACCGAGTTTCTCGCCAAGCACATCTTCGACGCCATCGCGGCGCTGATCGCTGCGGGCCGCATGGGCGAGGCTGGCGGACGGGTCGAGCGCCTGCGTATCCGCCTGCACGAATCGCATGTCGCCCGCGCCTGGTACGAGGCGGCGCTTTGA
- a CDS encoding FkbM family methyltransferase has product MAARFASAIGLIRSLLVYHGQPWQVMAMRRFMRALVKPGALAFDIGAHAGNRSLALAKAGARVVAVEPQPAFRKILQRIASGRAIDVRGEAVGRADGSARLKISRRHPTLSSIIPDWPGRIGATRGFESVEWDEEIEVPMVTLDALIRRHGRPDFVKIDVEGSEADVLEGLSQALPLISFEYLPAAMDIAERCLDRLSQLGPYEFNLVVGERQRFHAEGWMPAGDFRHFLRCVSLSGASGDVYARLIPSDRSEAKR; this is encoded by the coding sequence ATGGCCGCTCGCTTCGCGTCCGCGATCGGGCTGATCCGATCGCTGCTGGTCTATCACGGGCAGCCCTGGCAGGTCATGGCCATGCGCCGCTTCATGCGCGCGCTCGTCAAGCCGGGCGCCCTGGCCTTCGATATCGGCGCCCATGCCGGCAACCGGTCGCTGGCCCTGGCGAAGGCCGGCGCGCGCGTCGTCGCCGTGGAACCGCAACCGGCTTTCCGGAAGATCCTGCAGCGAATCGCATCCGGCCGCGCCATCGACGTGCGGGGCGAGGCCGTCGGGCGCGCGGACGGCAGCGCCCGGCTGAAGATCTCCCGCCGCCATCCGACGCTGTCCAGCATCATCCCCGATTGGCCGGGAAGGATCGGCGCGACAAGGGGCTTTGAAAGCGTCGAGTGGGACGAGGAGATCGAGGTGCCGATGGTCACCCTCGATGCCCTGATCCGGAGACATGGCCGGCCGGATTTCGTGAAGATCGACGTCGAGGGAAGCGAGGCCGATGTGCTGGAGGGGCTTTCGCAAGCCCTGCCGCTCATCTCCTTCGAATATCTGCCCGCCGCCATGGATATCGCCGAGCGCTGTCTGGACCGCCTGTCGCAGCTTGGTCCCTACGAATTCAATCTGGTCGTCGGCGAGCGCCAGCGCTTTCATGCAGAGGGCTGGATGCCGGCCGGCGATTTTCGGCATTTCCTGCGCTGCGTGAGCCTGTCGGGCGCTTCCGGCGACGTCTATGCGCGCCTCATCCCTTCGGACCGCAGCGAGGCGAAGCGGTGA
- the ribA gene encoding GTP cyclohydrolase II RibA yields the protein MLDTAAGMSRVPRAFLEPLDVARRSCEIAAAELRYGRPVVFRSDRSFAALALDAASAAGYDRFADVTEGTHSIFLTPPRAAAIGMATSTGALVGLRDASFERACALGYRLDVDRPETWSEAPPELSHLTLMSSLALLLPALVVVEIEPDDEAFAGIAQFTKGDVAFASEAEKQFEIVARTFVPLPDMPKSEFVVFRGGLSQRDQLAIVVGNPDRRGPVPTRIHSSCLTGDLFGSLKCDCGDQLRGSLRTMASRGGGVLLYLDQEGRGTGIAAKMRAYGYQSLGLDTIDADAALGFGPDARRYEAAIAMLDLLGILNVELLTNNPSKAAFLENAGIAVTRRTAVLGEVTRDNRNYLTTKARRAGHMLDVAAIASALATK from the coding sequence ATGCTGGACACCGCCGCGGGCATGAGCCGAGTACCCAGAGCATTCCTCGAACCGCTCGATGTCGCGCGTCGTTCCTGTGAAATCGCGGCAGCCGAACTGCGCTATGGTCGCCCCGTCGTGTTCCGCTCCGATCGCAGCTTTGCAGCGCTGGCTCTCGATGCCGCGAGTGCCGCGGGCTACGATCGCTTCGCCGACGTGACGGAAGGCACCCATTCGATCTTCCTGACGCCCCCGCGTGCGGCGGCAATCGGAATGGCGACATCGACCGGCGCCCTCGTCGGGCTTCGAGATGCCTCCTTCGAAAGAGCCTGCGCCCTCGGTTATCGGCTCGACGTGGACAGGCCGGAGACGTGGTCCGAGGCGCCACCAGAGCTTTCGCATCTGACCTTGATGTCAAGCCTTGCCCTTCTCCTCCCCGCCCTCGTCGTCGTCGAGATCGAACCGGACGACGAGGCCTTTGCCGGGATCGCACAGTTCACAAAGGGCGACGTGGCGTTCGCGAGCGAGGCCGAGAAACAGTTCGAGATCGTCGCGCGCACCTTTGTCCCGCTGCCGGACATGCCGAAAAGCGAGTTCGTGGTCTTCCGAGGCGGCCTCTCCCAGCGCGATCAGCTCGCCATCGTGGTCGGAAATCCGGATCGCCGCGGCCCTGTCCCGACCCGCATCCACTCCTCTTGCCTGACGGGCGATCTTTTCGGCTCGCTGAAATGCGACTGCGGGGATCAGTTGCGCGGCTCGCTCCGGACGATGGCTTCGCGCGGTGGCGGCGTCCTGCTCTATCTCGACCAGGAAGGGCGCGGCACCGGGATCGCCGCCAAGATGCGGGCCTATGGCTACCAGTCGCTGGGGCTCGACACGATCGATGCCGACGCCGCGCTCGGATTCGGCCCGGATGCCCGGCGCTACGAGGCCGCGATCGCCATGCTCGACCTGCTGGGCATTTTGAATGTGGAACTCCTGACGAACAATCCGTCGAAGGCGGCATTTCTGGAGAATGCCGGCATTGCGGTCACGCGCCGGACCGCGGTTCTCGGGGAAGTCACCAGGGACAACCGGAACTATCTGACGACAAAGGCGCGGCGCGCAGGGCACATGCTCGACGTCGCAGCGATCGCGTCGGCGCTCGCAACGAAATGA
- a CDS encoding zinc-binding alcohol dehydrogenase — MRAPFQDGDFPFPVKYGYAVAGVVEAGPAEWTGRKVFCLHPHQSVFTVPVEALRPVPDGVPLERAVLGANMETALNIVWDAGIQPGDRVAVIGAGVVGLLAAHIAASIPGTETIVIDIDPRRAATASSLGLSFASPEQAPKDCDVVIHASGSPDGLAVALAAAGFEARLVEASWYGDRQVAVPLGQAFHSQRLTLVSSQVGHVPATRRARWSRSRRLDLALSLLADARLDALLPAETAFLDLPGVYADILRNPATLCHRIRY; from the coding sequence ATGCGCGCTCCTTTCCAGGACGGAGATTTCCCCTTTCCCGTCAAATACGGCTATGCCGTCGCCGGCGTCGTCGAAGCGGGACCGGCAGAGTGGACGGGGCGGAAGGTCTTCTGCCTCCATCCGCACCAGAGCGTCTTCACCGTTCCCGTCGAGGCGTTGCGTCCGGTTCCCGATGGCGTGCCGCTGGAACGGGCGGTGCTGGGCGCCAACATGGAAACCGCCCTCAACATCGTCTGGGACGCCGGCATCCAGCCGGGCGACAGGGTCGCGGTCATTGGAGCCGGAGTGGTCGGATTGCTGGCCGCCCATATCGCGGCGTCGATCCCCGGGACCGAGACCATCGTGATCGACATCGACCCCCGCCGCGCGGCGACGGCCTCTTCTCTCGGGCTCTCCTTCGCCTCCCCCGAACAGGCGCCGAAAGACTGCGACGTCGTCATTCATGCCTCGGGATCACCGGATGGGCTGGCGGTGGCGCTTGCCGCTGCCGGCTTCGAGGCGCGTCTCGTCGAGGCGAGCTGGTACGGCGATCGGCAGGTCGCCGTCCCACTCGGGCAGGCCTTCCATTCGCAGAGGCTGACGCTCGTCAGCAGCCAGGTCGGGCATGTTCCGGCCACACGGCGGGCGCGCTGGAGCCGGTCGCGTCGACTCGATCTCGCGCTCTCGCTTCTCGCCGATGCCCGGCTCGATGCACTCTTGCCCGCGGAGACCGCCTTTCTCGACCTGCCGGGCGTCTACGCAGACATCCTCCGGAATCCCGCGACCCTCTGCCATCGCATTCGCTACTGA
- a CDS encoding CDP-alcohol phosphatidyltransferase family protein produces MRPVFREALCVFGAIAVALAMTAPAAAKLAASDWRFVVVALGVYGSIAAIALAGLDDHPHRRLGVANMITGFRAGLTALVAAAFTEFERLGPGGDETLAWALVSVVLLALALDGVDGFAARHHGTHSDFGGRFDMEVDALLILILSLLACASGKAGVFVVFLGAMRYGYLAIHAMLPRLSKTLRPSILRKAVCVIQVSVLCAVMTPVVEPPFSNAIALAALALLTASFARDLFDQVRQGDGRKTG; encoded by the coding sequence GTGCGCCCGGTATTCCGGGAAGCGCTCTGCGTTTTCGGCGCCATTGCCGTGGCACTGGCGATGACGGCCCCTGCGGCGGCAAAGCTTGCCGCCTCCGACTGGCGGTTCGTGGTCGTCGCCCTCGGCGTCTATGGCAGCATCGCGGCCATTGCGCTGGCAGGTCTCGACGACCATCCGCATCGCCGGCTCGGCGTCGCCAACATGATCACGGGTTTCCGCGCAGGGCTGACCGCCCTTGTCGCCGCGGCCTTTACCGAGTTCGAGCGTCTCGGCCCCGGCGGCGACGAGACGCTCGCCTGGGCGCTCGTCTCGGTCGTCCTCCTCGCCCTCGCGCTTGACGGCGTCGACGGATTTGCGGCCCGCCATCATGGAACCCATTCCGATTTCGGCGGGCGGTTCGACATGGAAGTCGATGCGCTGCTGATCCTCATCCTCTCGCTCCTGGCCTGTGCCAGCGGCAAGGCCGGTGTCTTCGTCGTCTTCCTCGGGGCCATGCGCTACGGCTATCTGGCGATCCACGCGATGCTCCCCCGGCTATCGAAGACGCTCCGGCCGAGCATCCTGCGCAAGGCCGTCTGCGTCATCCAGGTCTCCGTCTTGTGTGCGGTGATGACGCCGGTGGTCGAGCCGCCTTTTTCGAATGCCATCGCGCTGGCGGCCCTCGCGCTTCTCACGGCCTCCTTCGCGCGCGACCTGTTCGATCAGGTTCGGCAGGGTGATGGCCGAAAGACCGGCTAG